The sequence TGTTTTTCATGGCTATGCTTtacaaacaaatatttttttaatattattatttctaattataatTAAAAGAGTACTAAATTTTAAcacataaatttaaatttttttcaaaagaaattaTAGTCAAAGAGTGTTAAAATAATAtagttttaaataatataaattgatgtcttttttagtaatttttgtcTAAACGTAATTTTAAATGATATATTCCAagctacatttatttattataatttattttgatacaaaattactaaacataaatcacgttaacactaactcactttttatcaaaatcaaatttgtaaaattaattttatacaaattttcGTTTACAAATTCTAATCCAAACATACATTTGATGTCCGTTGAAGAATTTCTATTAATAATGCTACTCTTGTAATTTTTTTTCAGTCAATATGTAATTTTATTTCAAAGACTTAGACGTTAGGttactattattattaaatatttatcttttttCAGCCTCCTTTTTTTCTATATAGAAAAATTACTAATATATTTAGTGAAAAAATAAAAGTGATATAATGAAAATTTAGTTAGTATTAGTTTAAATATAATCCAATATAAGAAAAAAACATGTAAATATGTAATACgtattctaaaaatttaaataaattataataaaattaataaccacaacaaatattttttttacaaaaaaaaaaactctccCTATCAGTAAGGAAGGATTACAAACTTGAGGACACAAATAGGACCAAATTATAACCCATGGCTTATTATAATACGTTAATTTGTtataagatttaggatttttgaTATAGTAAAAATTCATATGtaattagttatttttatgtgaagttgataattattaataataatttaattaaatttgtcaATTATTTAgtcatttttaattatcaattttatgTAAATTTTCACATTTTTATATACTTTATTTATACGAAGGTAAAAATTTAAGTGCAGTTAATTTCATCTGAAATTGATAGTTGAGAATCGTTAGATGACAATTTAATCAaacttattaaattatttaacaactcttaactatcaatttcacataaaattaacTGCATCTGAATTTTCACCTTATACAAAATATTATATACTTTCATGTGAAATTTCCTGCACTTTCATATCAACGCCGCCACTGTGAACGACATAACATGGTGGCGCAAAGGATCGTCCGAGGAGTAAGGAAAAAAGATGTGTTGGCCAATTTAATTTGCAATAAAATTTGTAGATAATAGAAGATTGAATGAGAAAATAATGTATATGTCTAAAATTATACCAAATCTTAATAAGATATATTTTGAATCATattaaatctcaatcaaataatttTGTATGTGGTTTCCTATAATATATTGTGGATAAtgttttatccattattcttcaaataataattgtttcttgttgtCTAAATAATTAAGATAATTCGGTTGACAATGTTTCCACCATACCTACATCATCAATAAAATACATAcccatattttttatatatactaCAATTATATATATCAAGATTAATTTTAATCTACTGTAAAATATATGAATTAAGAAATAACTTGAATTTAACTTCTTAGAATTTCGATTATCTTATTTTTAGTGAGTTGTGATCTTTATACATACAtattcataacaaaaaaaaattatctcaaATTAATAATAAGATTTTGATATACGATTTACAcatcaatattttattataaatatcgGTATTAGACGTGATAATTTTGTCACACTTGATCAACAATATTCTTAATCTTTATTTTTACTAATAAATCAATAATAATACAATGGCCAACAAAAACTACTCACTTCACTTAGCTCTGATCGTGACTTGTATGGTCACCATGACGGCGATGGTGGTCGGAATGCGCATGATGTCAAAGACTATACCTAAGTCATCATACAATGGAACAATAGGGGAGTGCATGGAAGCAAAGAAGGAATTTGTGATGGATTCAGAGAGTATCATGGAGATATTTGAATCAAAGAACAAGGTGATAGGAAACGGTGCAATAGGGAGGGATGGAATTCCATGTTCGAAAAATGATAATACTACCAAGAATTGTAGCCCGGGTCCTCCTGCCAACCGTTACAACCGTGGTTGCAGTGCCTTTAATCGATGCaggggtggtggtggtgatggtggtggctCCACTCATGGTTAAattattcatcatcttcttcttcttaattattTGTTTAGCTATCTGGCTAGTTTTATGGTTGTTCTTTGTATATCCACTTTGATTATTATAGGACCCATTATTAACGACTATTAGTAGTAGTTTGTTTTATATAGTAGTAGTGTTATGATTTGCTTGTTTCTGTTTAGTTTATCATTCTATGTAAATatgaaaaatttaataaaataaaagaagaagaatatcTTAATTTAACTTTAATGTCCATTAAACTATTATACCACCAGTCGCTCGACCGATTCATTGACCGGTTTGATTCTCGCAACTTTGTTATTTATTTAATGGAATCAAAGTTACTCttgtcaatttaaaaatttttaattgatctCCAATCATTAAAGTAAATGGTTTAGCTGTCTTTGTTGTTGGTCTAAGAGACTCAAAGGAGTCGTTTAGGCCGATTACATAAATAGTAAGagactaattaaaaatttttaaattatgaatgatattttgttttttgaacaaatgatgaaaaataaaagagtattttttttaaatttattagaaaCTAAAATGTGAGATCTAAAATTTGTTGGCACAAATTTAAAAGTGTCCTCCGAAAATAGAACAACGACAGACAAATACATGTTGGTGAGAtataatataaaatcaaatttaattatcgTGATTCAGTAGTGAACAACCATGTAATGATGTAATAAACAAAGTCAACCGCTTGTAGAAGCTACCCGAAACTCATACACCTACCCAGAGAGTCTTATTCCGTTATTTTTCCAtaacaacacaaaacaataattaaaagttGAAGAAATTCAATACCACCAGCGACGGTCTTCTCTCTAGGCGAAGATGGCCGCAACGGCAATCATGGCCGCTGCGACCATCACAGCAAGAgaggagagaagagagtgagaagAAGAAGTAGGAGCGGGGGCGGGGCCGTCGGCGAGGACGTTGATGACAAGCTTCATTTGGTGGTCAGCACAATGGCCTGCAATGCCGCAGATGTACCACTTCTTTCCCGGGCTTTGAAGGGAAATCCAATCATGGCCGCTTCGGAATGTTTCCAGTGGATCAGAGGTGACACAGTCCTTGAAAGATGTTGCATTCACTTTCAGCACATTGTGGCTCTCATTGTTGTATTTGAACACTACCCAAcacacaaataaaattaaaaaggttaAAAGAACACAAATTAGTTTATTATTGCCTTAAACTTTAAGTCCCTAGCTATATGTGAATCTCGAAAATGCTATATGTATATAAAACAATTAATTGCTGTATATTATTGATACAGCCATATAGGAGTTATTATAGCATATATAATTAgtaatttaaagaaaataaaatatactaaatgtCTCAAAATTTTGtttaaagtttcaatttttttttcaaaaaaagttaAATTAACGTTTGAGCGTTGATTATTTAACCAAAAGGGACAAAGTTAAAAccattttaaaaatattagaagaaaaatataaaaaaagtttaaatatgaagggtaaaaattaattttagGAAAAGTATTACTATGTTTTCccaatatttttctaaaaaaaaacacGGGATTTTTTTTACAAGCTATTAAGAGATTAATTGAATAATAATCTCAATATTGATATAAATTATTGTAAACTCAACAAGATGTAGTATTGTACAATTAGCTGATTCACTATATTATATGTATATCAAAATTAGCTATTAAAATCagccaataatatataatatatattggaatataaatacaaattaaaaataaattaaatcacacatgtatttatacacaaatatattaatacATGGTTgattttagtaactaattttCTTATATAAATAACATTTATATATAAAAGTTTAATAATAACcttttttttcctccaaaataaagAATAACGTAATGAAACAGAAGGGAGTGAGTTAGATAGTgtagttaaaatttaaataaataaattaaggaTAAAATGAGAAATTTAATAATTTGGTGATAGGATTTAATAAGGACTAAAAATTCGTTAGAGATTAATTTAGGATattattcttttcaaaaaaagaaaaaagaaaaaaaacatgtGAAACCTACCAAGGACATCACCAACATGGAAAACTTTATCTTGGGCCCATTTTGTGTAATTATATTCAAGTTTCCATCCGTCATTATCACCAACAAAGAAGTCAGTTGCAGTAGCAAATGATGAAAGCAAAACCATGGAAATGGCAAAGAATGCTACTCGACCAACAAAAGCAGCAGccatattaattatttgatttggacaaaAATAGAGTTAGTAATTACTTAATAATAGCTATATATAATGTATATGTTTTTGATAGAATGAATATTTGTTAACTCACATCAATTCGCATTTCAACTTGGTCTATATATAGTAGGACTCAAATTGATTTCATCGAAATAATGCATACATAGAAAAATCGAAATAGGAATGGAAGGGATTCGGCTATAGTCGGCTTTCACTAGAACTTTTAatgtttttttatattatttaatgggAAAGAAACAAGTTGTGTTGTAATAATCATCAAGGGGAGTATAACAACGTGTGTGAATAGAATGATACTATGaaccaaatttaatttaattatcaatgTGCTATGTTTGACCTTATATGAAAGTGATGTGTACATAAAAAATGCGGCCTGCGTTCTGCGTTCTGCGTTATCACTTAATTGTTTTCCGCTGATTCCTATGCTTGCATAGTGCAAGGTTACATTTATACTCTCTATAATTAATTAAGATGATGTTAGTTTTGGTGGATAGGGCACTGATAACAATAATTAAACAAATCGAGGGTTGTGTTTAATCATAAGGTTGTATATTTTGGTTAAGTGAACCACGCACGTATTTTTAGATTTATGTAATTCGTTCTCTATCTGATCAATCTCTCAAGCAGCTAGTTTTGGTTCTTCCAATAGGTTGGCTATTTTCCAGTTCTTCATTACTTGATTTCTTTTGACATCAAGAACACTGATTTTGGAAGAAGAATAACACGTGTTTTATGTAAAAGAGATGTTGAACAGATTCACCACTTGTTTTTGGGTCGTAAGTTCATTTGGCAGGTGTAGTGTCGATGGCTTTCTGATTTCGGGAGATCGTGGACTATGCTGGACTCAATAAAAGAACATTTTGTGAGTTGGACAGGGGTTGGTAACAGAAAGGAGGAGCGAAATAAGTGGATGATATACTTCTGTGCGGTTACTTGGAATGTCTGACTAGAGAGGAACATGCGGATTTTTAATAACAAAGAAGATGTATTTCAGAGATCTTTGACCAGTTATAGAGAGTG is a genomic window of Arachis ipaensis cultivar K30076 chromosome B06, Araip1.1, whole genome shotgun sequence containing:
- the LOC107648356 gene encoding mavicyanin-like, with translation MAAAFVGRVAFFAISMVLLSSFATATDFFVGDNDGWKLEYNYTKWAQDKVFHVGDVLVFKYNNESHNVLKVNATSFKDCVTSDPLETFRSGHDWISLQSPGKKWYICGIAGHCADHQMKLVINVLADGPAPAPTSSSHSLLSSLAVMVAAAMIAVAAIFA